A portion of the uncultured Draconibacterium sp. genome contains these proteins:
- a CDS encoding OsmC family protein: MKHVVDMAWTDKLAFETDMDGHKVVIDATEEVGGSDLGPRPKKLMLTALAGCTGIDVVMILKKMKVELEAFNVIVEGELTEEHPKYYNKMTIVYQFKGKDLPMAKLEKAVKLSEEKYCGVSAVYREAVDMKTEIRIVE; the protein is encoded by the coding sequence ATGAAGCATGTAGTAGATATGGCCTGGACCGACAAGTTGGCTTTTGAAACAGATATGGATGGACATAAGGTTGTTATCGACGCCACAGAAGAAGTGGGGGGCAGCGATTTAGGACCTCGTCCGAAGAAATTAATGTTGACCGCATTGGCGGGTTGTACGGGTATTGATGTGGTAATGATTTTGAAAAAAATGAAGGTTGAGCTGGAGGCTTTTAATGTAATTGTTGAGGGTGAACTTACGGAAGAACATCCGAAATATTACAACAAAATGACGATCGTTTACCAGTTTAAAGGTAAGGACCTTCCGATGGCTAAACTGGAGAAAGCTGTTAAACTGTCAGAAGAAAAATATTGCGGTGTTAGTGCTGTGTATCGTGAGGCTGTGGATATGAAAACAGAGATCAGGATCGTGGAATAA
- a CDS encoding DUF4292 domain-containing protein, with product MKFLKYFRISLFMAAVLFAVSSCKTPSELAVVEARPISTSKLLKRIEQNAFDYEYLTIKRINCNFSSSQSKAAFKINLKAKKDDRILVSISKLNIPVGRVLLTPDSVKYVNYIDRNYFIDDYSYLSSFLNIDLDFATIQSIISNNAFSYRNDPRDKDFKTFDAVIEDNRYVLQSEKTRKLSKLEEKENKAERHLKRLDDQALIVQKMFFDPGNFALNHLLISDKTNDRNMNLVFEDYTEVENKAYPGTIEMNFHSPEEEIDMKIRMSGFSTEKITSFSIKIPEKYEEIRVD from the coding sequence ATGAAGTTTCTAAAATATTTCAGGATTTCACTATTTATGGCAGCAGTTCTGTTTGCTGTTTCATCCTGTAAAACGCCATCGGAACTGGCTGTTGTTGAGGCACGCCCGATAAGCACCAGTAAGTTGCTGAAACGAATCGAGCAAAACGCATTCGATTATGAATACCTTACCATAAAACGTATCAATTGTAATTTTTCAAGTAGCCAGTCGAAAGCAGCTTTTAAAATCAATTTAAAGGCAAAAAAAGACGATCGTATTCTGGTATCGATAAGTAAACTTAATATTCCGGTTGGCCGTGTTTTACTTACCCCCGACAGTGTGAAATATGTGAATTACATCGACCGCAACTATTTTATCGACGATTATTCCTACCTCAGCAGTTTTCTGAACATCGACCTTGATTTTGCTACCATACAAAGTATTATTTCAAACAATGCATTTTCGTACCGGAATGATCCACGCGACAAGGATTTTAAAACTTTCGATGCCGTAATTGAAGATAACCGGTATGTTTTGCAATCGGAAAAAACGCGGAAGCTTAGCAAACTGGAAGAGAAGGAAAACAAAGCCGAGCGCCATTTAAAACGATTGGATGATCAGGCGCTCATTGTACAAAAAATGTTTTTTGATCCGGGTAATTTTGCTTTGAACCACTTGTTAATCAGCGATAAAACCAACGACCGGAATATGAACCTGGTTTTCGAAGACTATACTGAAGTAGAAAACAAAGCGTATCCGGGAACCATTGAAATGAACTTTCATTCGCCCGAAGAAGAAATTGACATGAAAATCAGAATGAGCGGATTTTCAACCGAGAAGATCACTTCTTTCAGCATTAAAATTCCGGAAAAATACGAGGAGATTCGAGTAGATTAA
- a CDS encoding Crp/Fnr family transcriptional regulator codes for MRSAIKRPSDEETNLSGFQLFKKLTDDEFTRLNYEKTCSLYKKGTIIYREGSRLTGFFCVTRGIIKIFKTGIDGKEQIIRFAKKGEIIAYRSLLSQELACTTAKVIDDAALCHVPYQTLLYLIQNNWQFSHHMLQIVCRELREANDYITDIAQKTVRERLAEVLLLLKENFELDNQNTLQISLTREELANMVGTATESVIRLLSEFKNDKLIELQGRKIKFLDIPALNRVANL; via the coding sequence ATGAGAAGCGCAATTAAAAGGCCGTCGGACGAAGAAACAAATTTAAGTGGTTTTCAATTGTTTAAGAAGTTAACCGACGATGAATTTACCCGGCTGAATTATGAAAAAACTTGTTCGCTTTATAAAAAAGGCACCATCATTTATCGCGAGGGTAGCCGGCTAACCGGTTTTTTCTGTGTTACAAGGGGAATTATTAAAATCTTTAAAACAGGAATTGACGGCAAAGAACAAATAATTCGCTTTGCCAAAAAAGGCGAAATTATTGCCTATCGGTCGTTGCTGAGCCAAGAGCTGGCTTGTACCACGGCAAAAGTAATCGACGATGCAGCCTTGTGTCATGTTCCTTACCAAACCTTGTTGTACCTTATTCAGAACAACTGGCAGTTTTCGCATCACATGTTACAAATTGTTTGTCGCGAATTACGTGAAGCCAACGATTACATTACCGATATTGCGCAAAAAACAGTGCGTGAGCGACTGGCAGAAGTACTTCTACTTTTAAAAGAAAACTTTGAGCTGGATAACCAGAATACACTTCAAATTTCGTTAACCCGTGAAGAGCTGGCTAACATGGTTGGAACCGCAACAGAATCTGTAATTCGCTTATTATCAGAATTTAAGAATGATAAACTTATTGAATTACAGGGACGTAAAATTAAATTTTTAGATATTCCTGCATTAAACCGGGTGGCTAATTTATAA
- a CDS encoding NAD-dependent succinate-semialdehyde dehydrogenase has product MLKSINPVTNETVKTHQKHSEEGVEKIINSVDKIWHHWRSTSFHHRGQLMQNAASILRSKKEELALLMAQEMGKVRNEGVAEIEKCAWVCEYYAANAESFLENETITTQASKSYVSYQPLGTILAVMPWNFPFWQVFRFAAPTLMAGNTAVLKHASNVPGCSMAIEEIFREAGFPENVFRSLLIDSSMVEKVIKHKAIKGVSLTGSTPAGKSVAALAGAELKKCVLELGGSDPYLILKDADLELAAKKCAAGRLLNAGQSCIGAKRFIVEETVYAHFLELFTHEMNAARFGDPFDEESTMGPMAREDLRDELHQQVVDSVNKGAEVIIGGEIPHRKGAFYPPTILENVKPGMPAYEEELFGPVASVIKVKDQEEAIRVANDTDFGLGAAVFTNNLKKGEHIAEIELEAGACFVNDFVKSDPRLPFGGIKTSGFGRELSAHGIKEFMNVKTVFVK; this is encoded by the coding sequence ATGTTAAAATCCATTAATCCGGTAACGAACGAAACTGTAAAAACCCATCAGAAACATTCAGAAGAGGGCGTTGAGAAGATCATTAATTCAGTAGATAAAATATGGCACCACTGGCGAAGTACTTCCTTTCATCACCGGGGGCAGTTAATGCAAAATGCAGCCAGTATTTTACGCAGCAAAAAGGAAGAACTGGCTTTGCTGATGGCGCAGGAAATGGGAAAAGTAAGAAACGAAGGAGTTGCCGAAATTGAAAAATGTGCCTGGGTTTGCGAGTATTATGCCGCAAATGCAGAGTCGTTTCTCGAAAATGAAACCATCACTACACAGGCCAGCAAATCGTATGTTTCGTACCAGCCGCTGGGAACCATTTTGGCCGTTATGCCCTGGAATTTTCCTTTTTGGCAGGTGTTTCGCTTTGCTGCTCCGACACTTATGGCGGGCAACACAGCAGTTTTAAAACATGCCAGCAATGTGCCGGGTTGTTCAATGGCTATCGAAGAGATTTTCCGCGAAGCAGGATTTCCAGAAAACGTATTTCGCAGCTTGTTAATTGACAGCTCAATGGTTGAAAAAGTGATTAAACACAAAGCCATAAAAGGAGTGAGCCTTACGGGAAGTACACCGGCCGGAAAAAGCGTTGCTGCATTGGCCGGTGCTGAACTAAAAAAATGTGTATTGGAATTGGGAGGCAGCGATCCGTACCTGATTTTAAAAGATGCCGATTTGGAACTGGCCGCAAAAAAATGCGCTGCAGGCCGCTTGTTAAATGCAGGTCAAAGCTGTATCGGTGCGAAGCGTTTTATCGTTGAGGAGACGGTTTATGCGCATTTTCTGGAGCTTTTCACCCATGAAATGAATGCAGCACGCTTTGGCGATCCGTTCGACGAGGAAAGTACAATGGGGCCAATGGCACGCGAAGATCTTCGCGACGAATTACATCAACAGGTTGTAGATTCGGTAAATAAAGGCGCTGAAGTAATTATAGGCGGCGAAATTCCGCATCGTAAAGGTGCTTTCTATCCGCCAACTATTTTGGAGAATGTAAAACCGGGAATGCCGGCGTATGAGGAAGAACTGTTTGGTCCGGTGGCGTCGGTAATAAAAGTAAAAGACCAGGAAGAAGCCATTCGTGTGGCCAATGATACCGATTTTGGATTGGGGGCAGCAGTGTTTACCAACAACCTGAAAAAAGGCGAACACATTGCCGAAATTGAACTGGAAGCCGGTGCCTGTTTTGTGAATGATTTTGTGAAATCGGATCCGCGTTTACCTTTTGGCGGTATAAAAACCAGCGGATTTGGCCGCGAACTTTCGGCGCACGGTATCAAAGAATTTATGAATGTGAAAACCGTTTTTGTAAAATAA
- the dut gene encoding dUTP diphosphatase gives MQVKIVNKSKNELPAYSTAFSAGMDLRANLDEPVVLKPLERKLIPTGLFIELPQGYEAQVRPRSGLALKKGITVLNTPGTIDADYRGEIGVILINLSQEDFVIENAERICQMVIAAHETVEWDLVEVLEETERGAGGFGHTGKH, from the coding sequence ATGCAGGTTAAAATCGTTAACAAATCAAAGAATGAACTACCGGCTTATAGTACAGCCTTTTCGGCCGGAATGGACTTACGTGCAAACCTTGATGAACCGGTGGTTTTAAAACCGCTGGAGCGGAAACTTATACCAACCGGCTTATTTATTGAATTGCCTCAGGGTTACGAGGCGCAGGTTCGTCCGCGAAGTGGTTTAGCTTTGAAAAAGGGAATTACGGTTTTAAATACTCCCGGAACTATTGATGCTGATTATCGAGGAGAAATTGGCGTTATTCTCATCAACCTGTCGCAAGAAGATTTTGTTATAGAGAATGCAGAACGCATTTGCCAGATGGTTATTGCCGCACACGAAACTGTGGAATGGGATTTGGTAGAAGTGCTGGAAGAAACAGAAAGAGGAGCAGGTGGCTTTGGCCACACCGGAAAACATTAA
- a CDS encoding GNAT family N-acetyltransferase has protein sequence MLFQTLENQTINELCNLFNAAFADYVVKIEMTPENLQDKFDSEDVSLEHSVGLFSEGKPVGFIFHALRDSASGKMAYNAGTGVIPKFRGKNATVRMYEYILPKLAKYGVKEVVLEVIDKNPPAIKSYKKVGFTILHELECFKGFPDISSPDKPLIVEESADKFTPPEHFWDWQPTWQNTTQTVLRSGQYKTWSILRGNRAIAYLTGNPGSGRIAQFAVDPDQRWKGLGTSLFCHFAGLSSNTPMVINIADQSGQTQDFLKAIGMTLFLRQYKMNLILQ, from the coding sequence ATGCTATTTCAAACGCTTGAAAACCAAACCATAAACGAACTATGCAACTTATTTAATGCTGCATTTGCCGACTACGTGGTAAAAATTGAAATGACTCCCGAAAACTTACAAGATAAATTCGATTCGGAAGATGTTAGTCTTGAACACTCGGTGGGCCTGTTTAGCGAAGGAAAACCGGTGGGTTTTATCTTTCATGCCTTGCGCGATTCCGCTTCGGGAAAAATGGCTTACAATGCCGGAACCGGTGTTATTCCAAAATTCAGAGGTAAGAATGCCACGGTGCGGATGTATGAATACATACTTCCAAAACTGGCAAAATATGGCGTAAAAGAAGTCGTTCTTGAGGTTATCGATAAAAATCCTCCAGCAATAAAATCTTATAAAAAAGTTGGATTTACCATCCTTCACGAGTTGGAATGTTTCAAGGGATTTCCGGATATCTCGAGCCCGGATAAACCTTTGATCGTGGAAGAATCGGCAGATAAATTCACGCCTCCCGAACACTTTTGGGACTGGCAGCCCACCTGGCAAAATACCACACAAACGGTACTCCGGTCTGGCCAATACAAAACCTGGAGTATTTTACGTGGTAACAGAGCAATTGCCTATCTTACAGGAAATCCGGGATCAGGAAGAATAGCCCAGTTTGCTGTCGATCCGGACCAGCGTTGGAAAGGTTTGGGAACTTCGCTGTTTTGCCATTTTGCAGGGCTGTCGTCAAACACGCCGATGGTGATAAATATAGCCGATCAATCGGGGCAAACACAGGACTTTCTGAAAGCCATTGGAATGACCCTTTTTTTGAGACAATATAAAATGAATTTAATACTTCAATAA
- a CDS encoding tetratricopeptide repeat protein, with the protein MKRIFINGIGIAAFSLALVSCSSTKQVTEQQVAKAAVNTPTTELVDQKQMEFEYLFVEALKQKMFGNAQKAIQLLSSCLEIDPNSSSAMFELANIHAANNDFTSASLLLEKAISISPDNKWYKLLLAQIYQQTRKFSEAADIYAELVQKEPENLEYIYMNAALLASAERYEEAIEAYNRMEEETGINEQISVAKQQIFVSTGQVDKAFDEINKLIENNPDESKYYGLLADLYQSQGDSQSALKNYKKIQEMDPENGFVHFSLANYYLENGEAEKSFEETKAGFESDAVDIQTKMQLFMMLTANPAQSHLNDQQRDELIGILLEKHPDESLVHTIHAESLLKENKLAEGREALLKAIEIEPNDYMIWERIMYIDNDLQQWDKLYEHTGKIIELFPNQPQGYFFKAIACVQLEKFDETIEISEEGMDYVVENPQLEANFLMLKGEAVYKNGNKTEAFKIFDKAVQVDPDNYLTLNNYAYYLSVDGIELDKAERMSGKVVERFPDNATYLDTHAWVLFKKGEYTLAKFYMDSAMKYSDDESDTLLEHYGDILYKTGKVEEAVEYWKKAKESGSESETLDRKIEEKKYIEE; encoded by the coding sequence ATGAAGAGAATTTTTATAAATGGAATAGGTATTGCAGCATTTTCGCTGGCTTTAGTGTCTTGTTCATCAACAAAACAAGTTACCGAACAACAAGTGGCAAAAGCTGCAGTAAATACACCCACCACCGAGTTAGTAGATCAAAAGCAGATGGAGTTTGAGTACCTTTTTGTGGAGGCGCTAAAACAGAAAATGTTTGGCAACGCACAAAAGGCTATTCAGTTGTTATCGAGTTGTTTAGAGATTGATCCGAATTCATCGTCGGCCATGTTTGAATTGGCAAATATTCATGCCGCAAATAACGACTTTACCAGCGCTTCGTTGTTGCTGGAAAAAGCCATCAGTATTAGTCCCGACAATAAATGGTACAAACTGTTATTGGCACAAATTTATCAGCAAACCCGAAAATTCTCAGAGGCAGCCGATATTTATGCCGAGTTGGTGCAAAAGGAGCCGGAAAACCTGGAGTACATATACATGAATGCTGCGTTGCTGGCCAGTGCAGAACGTTACGAGGAAGCTATTGAAGCTTATAATCGAATGGAAGAAGAAACCGGCATTAATGAGCAAATTTCGGTGGCCAAACAGCAGATTTTTGTATCAACAGGACAGGTTGACAAAGCTTTTGACGAGATTAATAAACTGATTGAGAACAATCCGGACGAATCAAAATATTATGGATTATTGGCCGATTTATATCAAAGCCAGGGCGATTCTCAAAGTGCATTAAAAAACTATAAAAAGATCCAGGAAATGGATCCGGAAAATGGTTTTGTACACTTTTCGCTGGCCAATTATTACCTCGAAAACGGTGAGGCTGAAAAGTCGTTCGAAGAAACAAAAGCCGGTTTTGAAAGCGATGCAGTTGATATTCAAACAAAAATGCAGCTGTTTATGATGTTAACAGCAAATCCTGCACAATCGCATCTTAACGACCAGCAGCGCGATGAACTGATCGGTATTTTACTCGAAAAACATCCCGATGAATCGTTGGTACACACCATTCATGCTGAATCGTTGCTGAAAGAAAATAAACTGGCAGAAGGACGTGAAGCCTTGTTAAAAGCGATTGAGATTGAACCCAATGATTATATGATTTGGGAACGAATAATGTACATCGACAACGACCTGCAACAGTGGGACAAATTGTACGAACATACCGGAAAGATCATCGAATTATTTCCGAATCAACCGCAAGGATATTTCTTTAAAGCAATTGCTTGTGTGCAGCTGGAAAAATTTGATGAAACCATTGAAATCAGTGAAGAAGGAATGGATTATGTAGTTGAAAATCCACAACTGGAAGCCAATTTTCTGATGCTAAAAGGCGAGGCCGTTTACAAAAACGGAAACAAAACCGAAGCCTTTAAAATATTCGACAAGGCTGTTCAGGTTGATCCTGATAATTACCTTACGCTGAACAATTACGCTTACTATTTATCAGTTGACGGCATTGAGCTCGACAAAGCAGAAAGAATGAGTGGTAAAGTGGTTGAACGCTTTCCGGATAATGCAACTTACCTTGATACACATGCCTGGGTGCTGTTTAAAAAAGGTGAATATACGCTGGCGAAATTTTACATGGATTCGGCCATGAAATACAGCGACGATGAAAGTGATACTTTGCTGGAACATTACGGCGATATTTTGTATAAAACAGGCAAAGTTGAGGAGGCTGTAGAGTACTGGAAAAAGGCAAAAGAGAGTGGGAGCGAGTCGGAAACTTTAGACCGCAAAATTGAGGAAAAAAAATACATTGAAGAGTAG
- a CDS encoding peptidoglycan DD-metalloendopeptidase family protein, whose product MILRIKILFVTLALVLVSLSVFAQSIEELQKQKADAEKEIEYTTRLLNETQKNERSSLSKLRLINTKINSRNTLISNINHEIGIYEQCVANNILAVEMLKNDAQQLKDEYAEMIRMAYKNLNSYDEVLFLLSAENVNQAYRRLLYFKRYKTYRENQAQMIDAVQEVLDESIEKLEQQTAEKQKLIGQTEKEMLALNQEKSTQSSELKKLQNQKNSLQKTLRQQQQIEQQLEREIQAIIEEEASKNRETGGSGFALTPEQKLIGDNFEQNKKRLPWPLERGVIVEHFGVHRHPVLTNVQVQNNGINIATDEGAKVRAVFNGEVSRVFGISGGNTAVIIRHGTYLSVYSNLREVVVKKGDKVSTKQPIGTVYTDTKDGNKSILKFQIWKESTKLNPEDWIGR is encoded by the coding sequence ATGATTTTGCGGATAAAAATACTATTCGTTACGCTGGCTCTCGTGCTGGTGAGTCTTTCTGTGTTCGCACAATCCATCGAAGAACTGCAAAAACAAAAGGCTGATGCTGAAAAGGAAATCGAATACACCACACGTTTGCTCAACGAAACGCAAAAAAATGAACGTTCGTCGTTAAGTAAGCTACGGCTCATTAATACAAAAATCAACTCGAGAAACACGCTTATCTCGAATATAAACCACGAAATCGGAATTTATGAGCAATGTGTCGCCAATAACATTTTGGCTGTAGAAATGCTTAAAAACGATGCTCAGCAATTAAAGGATGAATATGCCGAAATGATTAGGATGGCCTACAAAAATCTGAATTCGTATGATGAAGTGCTGTTTTTACTGTCGGCCGAAAATGTAAATCAGGCTTATCGTCGTTTGCTCTATTTCAAACGCTACAAAACGTATCGCGAAAATCAGGCTCAAATGATTGATGCTGTGCAGGAAGTACTCGACGAAAGTATAGAAAAACTGGAACAGCAAACAGCTGAAAAACAAAAATTAATCGGACAGACCGAAAAGGAAATGCTAGCGCTTAACCAGGAAAAAAGTACACAAAGCAGTGAGTTGAAAAAACTGCAAAATCAGAAAAATAGTCTGCAAAAAACACTGCGTCAACAACAACAAATTGAGCAACAGCTGGAGCGTGAAATTCAGGCAATTATTGAAGAAGAAGCCAGCAAAAACAGAGAAACAGGAGGTTCGGGTTTTGCCTTAACACCCGAACAAAAACTGATAGGTGATAATTTTGAACAAAACAAAAAACGCCTGCCCTGGCCGCTGGAAAGAGGTGTAATTGTTGAGCATTTTGGTGTACACCGCCATCCGGTATTAACCAATGTGCAGGTACAGAATAACGGGATAAATATTGCCACCGATGAGGGGGCAAAAGTGCGCGCTGTTTTTAACGGCGAAGTTAGCCGGGTGTTTGGTATTTCAGGTGGTAATACTGCCGTTATTATTCGACACGGAACTTATCTGAGCGTTTATTCCAACCTTCGCGAGGTAGTAGTTAAAAAGGGCGATAAAGTATCGACAAAACAACCCATCGGCACGGTTTATACCGACACAAAAGACGGTAATAAATCTATCCTGAAATTTCAGATTTGGAAAGAAAGCACCAAACTTAATCCCGAGGACTGGATCGGACGGTAA